The DNA window ATGTGAAATTGGGGGAACTGTAATGAAAAAAGACTGTCAGGTGACCACATTGGAGTCAGAAACTGGCCCTGAAACAGTATTGTAATTGTTAGAAATAGCATTTGTAAAAAGATACGTCAGCACTTTTCATTGACTAAAAAGGTTTATGTGAATATTAAAGGAAGGATCCTGTTATGATGTACCTTAATTCAAATTCTTCCTTATGTACATGTAATGAAGATTCAAGTACAGTGAGACTTAAACATATGGGTAAGATTATTTTGAGGAAAATTTTATTCCTTTGCTCGTGTTCTGATTGCCTTACTTAGGTGTGCAAATGCATACACCAGATGACGTTTTTCTGTATTACTTTGATGCCATAACTTGAAAGGCATACATAACAACAGCCTACTGACCTGTGGATTATTTGACACATGTACCACAGTTGATGTAACTTCTGTCATAGAACAGGAACCTTGgctttgtttatattttattgtgcAAATATTTCATAGTTTTAGGATTGAATGTTAATGGTCAGAAATAAATTTGCATGCCGGAATGTTAAGATCAAGCATATCTCTAGCCTGAATCCAAATAACATGGTTTCTCATGCTCAAGCTGAGCGTTAGACTTGTTTGAGCTGCTGTTCCCTATGCTGTCTGGTAAATCTCTGAAAAGGTGGATATTCCACTGGACCTTAAAGTAGTTCTGTGGATCCTGGTATGTACTTTTTGATGCATTCAGGCAATGCTAGTACTTGAGTCAAcgtttaagtgtgtgtgtgcgtatctTACAGAATTGAAAAGAGATAATGGTTAGGGAGCAGAATAGATATAGAACATCTgaaaaatgcagaaggaaatcagtGGACTCATTATTAGAGCCTATATGATTACACCATACTTTCTAAAAATTGCTTTTATAAACTAGTTATTTGCACTTTACCTGCTGGCTATTTCATTTTGGTAGATAAAATTCTGAAACTCCAGCAGAGTTTTATAATCCCCACTTGCTTAAATATACTAAATGTTCTTTTTCCATTAAGGTTAATATTCGTGAAGAAATGGAAGAGTTTTTTCCAAGAATGTGGAAGATAAATCAAGATAAAAGAAGGCTAATGAAAAGTATTAAAGATCAGAAAATTAAAATTGAATGGGGGAAAAAATTGAACAGAAGATTGGTCAGATAGAAGCACTTGAATATTTTTAAGGCTATAATGAATTGTTTGAATTGGGGAAGAATACACGAAgtatgaaaaatgaaaaaatgaaGAATGAAGAAAAGTAGAAAGCAAGAGTGAAGTAGAATTAAAAGAATCTGGAAGAATGAATGGGTCCTAGGTTAAGTAAATGTATGGTTTATGTTCCAGTGTCTGTATGATCAAGTTGTAGATGAATTTGCATGATTACTTAGTTAATAGAGCATTTGGTTCAAGTAGGGAATGATTTGAGGAAATCACACAATGTTAACAGTGGGTTAAACAGAAATTTGTTCTGGAGGGTATTGCCTAACCATTTATCTTTCAGGCACAATCAGTAAAATATAGTTATTTTTAATATAAGAAGGTAGGCATTTTTGCAACCAGTACCATTTGTAATACTGTTTTTTTTGTTAGGAGTCGCGCTCCCAGTCAAAATCACCAGCTGGGAGCCCTGCTCGTGTAAAATCTGAGAGCAGGTCAGGATCTCGTAGTCCATCAAGAGCTTCTAAGCATTCTGAATCACGATCTCGATCAAGATCAAAATCCAGGTATGTGTTTTTGTGCTGTTAAGAGTAGCATTCCTAAACTGGCATAAATAATGCTACTGAGTAGCATTCCTAAGCTGGCATAAAGATTGGCTTGGTTTTTCTGTGCATGAAGTTTGTTGCAAGAATTTTACATCAactaaaacattttaattaaaaacactAGTGCTTCGTCCTTGAATCCTCCTCCTGATAAAATGTGTTAAGATAGTCaaatatgcattttatgttaTGACGTATTCCTTTTTCAAACAGTAGACTTATATACAAAGTATTAACAATTCGTTCTTCACTTTTACCAAGTCTTTTTAGAACAAACATTTTACACAGCTGTTTTTAAATAAGTTTTTTAATTGGAAAAAGATAAGCATAATATTTATTGTCCCTGTATGTGTCAGATACCTATAAGCAGATGTTTGTAAAATCCCTACCATATGACAAATATCCTAGCATGTCAGAAAATTCATGTACTATCCCCTCCTCCAGTTGCAGTGAAACTCTGTAAACCCAGCATTCTGTCCTGAATATGGTTGTGCAGGTTCCTTGCAGGAGAGCTGCCTCCTATAATAAAAATGTTGTGTATTAGGTATACAAAGGTCCTGTTTGCAGATTTTTTTAGTGATTAGTGCATCTTGGACTGTATGCACCATATTCCATCCAACTGTTATGCTAAGGCCCAAGGATGCATGCACATATGAATAAGAGACTTTCTGCATAAATAGATGTTGGAAATACGTGGTTATTCATGTGgtttattttcatatgtggttATGATCATGTATTCACTGTAGAAGTATACAATAATTCATTGATTTTAATACATTAATTTGCAAAAATGTAAATTTATCATAGGTATTTGCGTATAACTTAAAATTATCATTTGAAGGTCTAGATCGAGAAGGCATTCTCACAGGCGCTACAGTCGCTCTCGATCCCATTCTCACAGAAGGCGATCACGAAGCAGGTCCTACACCCCAGAGTATCGTCGTAGAAGGAGCCGCAGTCACTCTCCAATGTCTAACCGAAGGAGGCACACTGGTAGCAGAGTACGTAGTCAATGTAAACAAGGTTCTAAAGCAATGTATTTAAATCCCCAGACATATGTCTTAACAGAAGCTAGTCTAATGTTTCATGAAGTATTTATTTTGTGATGGTTAGGCATAACATGCGCAGCTAGCAGCCCTGTGGCTAACTAGATAGACAAAGATTTGGCTTTATCTGCTTGCCAGATGTAAGAGGCAGTGtattgtagtggttagaatgttcaGCTGGGTTCAAGGAtgcctggattcaaatcctgacTCAGTCAAGAATCTCAGTGTGTGACCTTGGGGGTCAGCCTTactcttaacctacctcacagggttattgtgaggataaaatgaaagaacaGAACAAGTAGGATACAAGTAGCACAACTGTTACCACACTGTTTTTTCCCCAGGAAGCAGTACAACCAGCAGACTGAGAACCTACACTTTTTTCCCCCACCAGGGAAACAGGCTGGCTTGTTGGCTATGCTTTCCCTGTGTTTGTCTTTGAGGGAAGGAGGGCAAAATATAAGAACAGGCATCATTACTGTACAGAACTTAATTGTAATGAGTGTACCAAACACAACACCTTAGACAGTTAATGGGTTCCAGAAAGATCTGTTGGTGGTGGTGCATTAATGTGTTGGTAGATTAAATTTGAAGTCTGCATTCAGCTGTGATACTTGTTGGGTAGTCAGGGTTAAGCCATTCATAgcaaaactgtgattttaaaatgaGGATATCACTATATATTCCTTGGCCTTAGGACAGGGCAGAAAAGTCCTGCAGAAGACTTTTCCTGTCTTGCTCATTATGAAGTACTTCTACTTACTGTTCCATTTAGTTAGTCTGCCGTGTAGAATGTTAATTGCAGGAAATGTCAAATGTATCAGACTTAATTTCACGTAAAGACCATGGAAACCTAGATCAGCTGTATTACTGGTAACCGAACGAGAGCTATTGTTGTAAGTGAAATGTCCAGTTATTCTGAAATGATCTCTATAACTTACATATCCCCTATCGTGTAAGTATTAGAAAAGACTCCGCTAATGAGAACATCAGAATAGGTTTGAAATACCTACATGTGAAAACGGTAGTGCCCTTAAATTTCTGCTTTAGCTCCCACCAGACACGTCTGATGTCATCTTAGAGTGAAGAGTTCTATGTGCCCAAACTAGAGGAGTTTCAGGAATGGGAAGGAGCTTAAGAGGATGTATGACTAATCCTTTCTATTATGTATTGGAGTACTTTGTATGGGTGGTGATGGTTCCAGAGAAGAAATATCCATTGTGTGCAGCTGTGTTGCCAGAGCCACAGAAGATGGAGGTTCTCTGGGGTTAAGTCATTAATCTGCACTGCCATCCTCAGATATGTAAAATGACTGGCTGGTTCTCCACTTCACATATTAGGAGAATTAACAAGATCCATTTGCTGGCTGATAGAAGGAAGTTGTCCTTGAACAAAAGAATGACCTAAAACGTGCAGCCTCGAGGCAGGAAGCTATGCAGTTATGTAGCCTGTTGCTAGATTATAAAGTTGAGTTTTCAGCAGCAAGAAAATTGAACCATCAAAGCATCAGTGGACATATGTCAAAGGAACTATTCTAATGCTTGATACAGTGTGATATAACTGGCAGAAAATGCCTAACCAAGTTAGGTCTATGGATAGAAGGACTATTTTGCTGTAATGCCCTCTGtagtgcgccccccccccccccgtccaaggAATCAGCTTCATAAACAAATATTTACCTTCTGGTCTCCAGATAAGAATTTGATCCAATGGTGGAATAGGTACAGCAGTCACACTTGTCTTTCCTTTTGGTGCTACTTTAAATATGCAGGAAATTAAATGTGCAGAATTCTGAttaaatgagctgtgactcacaaaagctcataccttaccagaaattttgttagtctttaaggtgctactggactcttgctcttttctagtgcttCAGACAAACTAACACTgttacccatcatgatctgtgcAGGATACAGTGAGATACAGTATCTGCTTGCCTTTGCATTGTAGGGGGAAGACCATTAAGCAAATGTCTTTTAAGAAGTAGTGTATTTGAGGAACTATTGTAGGCATTCCTGAACAACTTTACTTTTGCATTACTTTTCAGGCTAATCCAGATCCTAATACATGTCTTGGAGTGTTTGGCCTCAGCTTGTATACCACTGAGAGGGATATTCGTGAAGTCTTCTCCCGTTATGGACCTTTATCTGGTGTCAATGTAGTTTACGATCAACGGACTGGACGATCACGAGGATTTGCTTTTGTTTACTTTGAAAGAATAGATGATTCTAAAGAGGTAAACACTTCTGCATTCCTAATgtcattattttctttaaaattaattctccctcttcaccagttgtctcttgttttttgctttatttttctttgtgaAGTATGTAATTGCTGGTACTGTTCGTTAGTTTTGTGCATTTAATTTGTGGAATCCTGTGAATTTGCAGGCTTTGATAAAAATAACCATTCTTTCTAGGGAGTTAGAAGGCTGCCAgtgtgcagtttttaaaaagagacccAAGATATTACAAGCTTCTCAACTTAATTTCCAGTGCAGGAGAAAGGGGCAGGAGTTGAGGGTGTGCAGTTTTTACAAAGGAGGATAGTCATCAGTGTAGTTCTTCAAGGACCTGT is part of the Euleptes europaea isolate rEulEur1 chromosome 11, rEulEur1.hap1, whole genome shotgun sequence genome and encodes:
- the TRA2A gene encoding transformer-2 protein homolog alpha, with translation MSDVEENNFEGRESRSQSKSPAGSPARVKSESRSGSRSPSRASKHSESRSRSRSKSRSRSRRHSHRRYSRSRSHSHRRRSRSRSYTPEYRRRRSRSHSPMSNRRRHTGSRANPDPNTCLGVFGLSLYTTERDIREVFSRYGPLSGVNVVYDQRTGRSRGFAFVYFERIDDSKEAMEHANGMELDGRRIRVDYSITKRAHTPTPGIYMGRPTHSGGGGGGGGGGAGRRRDSYYDRGYDRGYDRYEEYDYRYRRRSPSPYYSRYRSRSRSRSYSPRRY